The following coding sequences lie in one Thalassoglobus polymorphus genomic window:
- the rplK gene encoding 50S ribosomal protein L11 — protein sequence MAKQLVTQIKVQVTGGQATPAPPVGTALGPHGVNIGQFVQQFNDQTREMMGTTLPVVISVYNDRSFDFIIKSPPAAVLLKQAAKVAKGSGNPLKDKVGTVTTEQLKDIAKTKMADLNAGSIEQAAKTVAGTARSMGIQVVD from the coding sequence ATGGCCAAGCAGTTAGTGACACAAATTAAAGTACAAGTGACCGGGGGGCAGGCGACGCCAGCTCCTCCTGTGGGGACTGCATTGGGTCCTCATGGTGTCAATATCGGCCAGTTTGTGCAGCAGTTTAACGATCAGACTCGCGAGATGATGGGGACGACCCTCCCTGTTGTGATTTCGGTTTATAATGATCGTTCCTTCGATTTTATTATCAAGAGTCCACCAGCTGCTGTCCTGCTGAAGCAGGCTGCGAAAGTGGCCAAGGGGTCGGGGAATCCTTTGAAAGACAAAGTTGGAACTGTGACGACTGAGCAGTTAAAAGATATTGCAAAAACAAAGATGGCCGATCTCAATGCAGGTAGCATTGAGCAAGCTGCGAAGACTGTCGCTGGGACAGCTCGCAGTATGGGTATCCAAGTGGTTGACTAG
- a CDS encoding sugar transferase, translated as MKVVDECLGLEQSKQIEHVTHHVMEDDTTDLDKLFAVPDQKWYMTVKTFCDFILAAIFLTLLFPVILLAALIVKITSPGPAFYFQERLGLNGSSFTLIKLRTMKQDAESKTGAVWAKAEDDRITGFGHFLRRTQIDEFPQLINVLLGQMSLIGPRPERPELANKLELDIPNYKQRLHVKPGITGLAQLRLPADTDVESVRRKLIPDLYYVINMSPWLDLRILMFTATYFCTSLAKVAWSAVALPTVPVAQQALLSEASPEQPATVSKAS; from the coding sequence ATGAAAGTGGTCGACGAGTGTTTGGGCCTAGAACAGTCCAAGCAAATTGAACATGTGACACACCATGTCATGGAAGACGACACAACGGACCTCGACAAACTCTTCGCCGTGCCTGACCAGAAATGGTACATGACAGTCAAGACTTTTTGCGACTTTATTCTGGCTGCAATTTTCTTGACCCTGCTATTTCCAGTCATTCTTCTAGCGGCACTGATCGTGAAAATCACATCTCCCGGACCAGCCTTCTACTTCCAGGAACGGCTCGGTTTAAACGGTTCTTCGTTCACGCTGATCAAGCTTCGAACGATGAAACAAGATGCAGAATCAAAAACAGGTGCGGTCTGGGCGAAGGCCGAAGATGATCGCATCACCGGTTTTGGTCACTTCCTGCGACGCACACAAATTGATGAATTCCCTCAACTCATCAACGTTCTACTGGGACAAATGAGCCTTATTGGACCACGGCCAGAACGCCCAGAACTTGCCAACAAGCTCGAACTCGATATCCCAAACTACAAACAGAGATTGCACGTCAAGCCTGGCATTACCGGATTGGCACAACTTCGCTTGCCCGCCGACACGGATGTTGAGAGCGTCCGAAGGAAATTGATCCCGGATCTTTACTACGTAATTAACATGAGCCCTTGGCTTGACCTCAGAATTCTCATGTTTACAGCAACCTACTTTTGCACCTCTTTGGCGAAAGTTGCATGGTCTGCCGTGGCACTACCAACCGTTCCAGTTGCCCAACAGGCGCTGCTCTCAGAAGCCAGTCCAGAACAACCCGCAACCGTTTCCAAAGCATCATGA
- the rpmG gene encoding 50S ribosomal protein L33: MAREYVWLECTECGDRNYRVTKEMRGTERLEIKKYCPRLRRHTTHKESRKK; the protein is encoded by the coding sequence ATGGCTCGTGAATATGTTTGGCTCGAGTGTACCGAGTGTGGTGATCGGAACTACCGTGTCACTAAGGAGATGCGCGGTACAGAGCGCCTCGAAATTAAGAAGTATTGCCCACGATTGCGTCGTCATACAACGCATAAAGAATCGCGAAAAAAATAG
- a CDS encoding polysaccharide biosynthesis tyrosine autokinase, protein METQLTSDSSSSLTSVNPVHEVAQPRATSVGPHPNQGNEAIDTRALLNSVRRNWFVATLLGLIFGTGAAVATWVYVPAPYQAFFEFHINSVESKILFETSEAQSNFNTYKQTQMRKVTGEYVLNAALRDPEISNLPTLKEQQHPTDWLEKNLKVTSPASEFFRLELEGDRPKDLAMIVNAVADAFLTEVVNKERTSRQDRLRQLQGFYRDINEELGLKRTQLEGIAQSLKTTDPEILSSKRQLEYEYYGQLREEFTRLRFELMQANIQLAARQPSLAADGDVNSVSLPAAEPPPVPQELLNERINSSPEYQRISNSIRELEWSITDKSQNLGEKHPDRVRLNTHIERQRLLAEELKKQIEKRILAEIAANEDKSIVELQSRVKILEAEKNHLEQELSALKIKEAGEGTAAFNLEELKREITHMETTESRFRTEIEALLIEIQAKQRITENRRASTPHTPQMSKKYKMAGMAGLAALGLIAGGIIFLDYRRRRVSTAEEITENLRIRILGVIPILPRTIIKAVDDGKRKLSSQQVALRSVLKEAIDSTRAVLLRDPRMKVMNTILITSASDGEGKTSNACHLAASLARSGRKVVLVDCDMRRPTVHRVFRLNSAHGFCEILRGDKPLEGAAQPTPTPGLSVIPAGRVDSAALQALAEGGAGQIFKHLTEDYDYVIVDSAPILPVADTLLLAQDVDGVILTIRRDVSRLGNVAAAQQRLEMIGVPPIGSILIGLDEFADKYGYYSRHYNTLDVS, encoded by the coding sequence ATGGAAACGCAACTCACTTCTGACTCCTCGTCGAGCTTGACTTCAGTCAATCCCGTGCATGAGGTTGCCCAGCCCCGTGCCACGTCGGTAGGTCCCCATCCGAATCAGGGAAACGAGGCTATTGATACCAGAGCGCTACTGAACTCAGTGCGCCGAAACTGGTTCGTAGCAACCTTGCTCGGGCTGATTTTCGGCACGGGAGCAGCTGTCGCGACCTGGGTATACGTCCCGGCTCCGTACCAAGCTTTTTTTGAGTTCCACATCAATTCCGTTGAATCCAAAATCCTCTTCGAAACCTCCGAAGCGCAATCCAACTTCAACACTTACAAACAGACCCAGATGAGAAAAGTCACTGGAGAGTACGTTCTTAACGCTGCCCTCCGCGACCCAGAAATCTCAAACCTCCCCACGCTCAAAGAGCAGCAGCACCCGACAGACTGGCTCGAGAAAAACTTAAAAGTCACAAGCCCCGCTTCGGAATTCTTTCGACTTGAGCTTGAAGGAGACCGCCCTAAAGACCTCGCCATGATCGTCAATGCAGTGGCGGACGCCTTTCTCACCGAAGTTGTCAACAAAGAACGTACCAGCCGACAGGACAGGTTGAGGCAACTGCAAGGCTTTTATCGTGATATCAACGAAGAACTTGGTTTAAAGCGAACCCAGCTCGAGGGTATTGCGCAGTCACTGAAAACGACTGACCCTGAAATTCTTTCCTCGAAACGACAACTTGAATATGAATACTACGGGCAACTTCGCGAAGAATTTACACGACTCAGATTCGAACTCATGCAAGCCAATATTCAACTCGCAGCCCGCCAGCCAAGCCTTGCGGCCGATGGAGATGTAAATAGCGTCAGCTTGCCAGCAGCAGAGCCACCTCCTGTTCCGCAGGAACTCCTCAACGAACGAATCAACAGCAGCCCTGAGTACCAACGAATCAGTAACAGCATCCGTGAACTTGAATGGTCAATCACCGACAAGTCCCAGAACCTCGGAGAGAAACACCCCGATCGCGTCCGACTCAATACTCATATCGAACGCCAAAGACTGCTTGCCGAAGAACTCAAAAAACAGATTGAGAAGCGAATTCTCGCAGAAATTGCTGCCAATGAAGATAAATCGATCGTTGAACTGCAAAGCCGAGTCAAGATCCTTGAAGCAGAGAAAAACCACCTCGAGCAGGAACTTTCAGCCCTGAAAATCAAAGAGGCAGGCGAAGGAACAGCAGCCTTCAACCTCGAAGAACTGAAACGCGAGATCACACACATGGAAACGACAGAAAGTCGTTTTCGAACAGAAATCGAAGCACTTCTCATTGAGATTCAAGCAAAGCAGAGAATCACTGAAAACCGTCGCGCTTCAACACCTCACACTCCTCAAATGAGCAAGAAATACAAGATGGCGGGGATGGCGGGCCTGGCTGCCCTTGGACTCATTGCTGGAGGAATCATTTTCCTTGACTACCGACGTCGTCGAGTCAGTACAGCCGAAGAAATCACCGAGAACCTGAGGATCAGAATCTTAGGCGTCATCCCAATCCTGCCTCGAACTATCATCAAAGCTGTTGACGACGGGAAGCGAAAACTGAGTTCGCAGCAAGTCGCCCTCAGAAGCGTATTAAAAGAAGCCATCGACTCCACTAGAGCGGTCCTACTTCGCGACCCTCGAATGAAGGTCATGAACACAATCCTGATCACCAGCGCCAGCGATGGAGAAGGCAAGACAAGTAACGCCTGCCACTTGGCTGCAAGCCTCGCCCGATCAGGAAGAAAGGTTGTTCTCGTCGACTGTGACATGCGACGGCCAACTGTCCACCGAGTCTTTAGATTGAACTCGGCACACGGCTTCTGTGAAATCCTTCGCGGAGACAAACCACTGGAAGGCGCTGCTCAACCGACACCCACTCCAGGTCTCTCAGTCATCCCCGCAGGTCGAGTTGATTCAGCAGCCTTACAGGCATTAGCTGAAGGTGGAGCAGGTCAGATCTTCAAGCACCTGACCGAAGATTACGATTATGTCATCGTCGACTCTGCCCCAATCCTCCCAGTTGCAGACACACTCCTCCTGGCTCAAGATGTTGATGGTGTCATCCTGACAATCCGGCGTGATGTGAGTCGACTTGGAAACGTAGCTGCCGCTCAGCAACGACTCGAAATGATTGGTGTCCCACCGATCGGCTCAATTCTGATTGGGCTAGACGAGTTCGCTGACAAGTATGGCTACTACTCACGACACTACAACACTCTCGATGTGAGCTAA
- a CDS encoding ABC transporter permease, with amino-acid sequence MTSTLDTIEPANVSSTETEEVHLYETIIEARSNWRLLDWKELYNYRDLLRFLVWREVKVRYAQSAIGIGWAIIQPVFSMIVFTVIFGKLAKVGSDGSPYALFSLSALVPWTYFSNSLVDGTNSLVSEANMLKKVYFPRILMPLSAVFAKLVDFSIAMTLLLILMIFFQTPPTWGVLMIPILILLMMSTAFGLACWLTAFAIQYRDVKHAMNFVVQLLMYAAPVVYPASLIPAKYQMYYALNPMVAVIEGFRSALLGTRPMPWQFIAIGILSSACITLTGILYFNRKERIFADVA; translated from the coding sequence GTGACGTCGACTCTGGACACCATTGAACCTGCGAACGTTTCCTCAACAGAAACTGAAGAGGTTCATCTCTACGAAACGATCATCGAAGCTCGCTCGAACTGGCGGCTGCTCGACTGGAAAGAACTCTACAACTATCGAGATTTACTCCGGTTTCTCGTCTGGAGAGAAGTCAAAGTTCGCTACGCACAAAGCGCCATCGGCATTGGATGGGCGATTATTCAGCCGGTCTTCTCAATGATCGTCTTCACGGTCATCTTCGGAAAACTGGCAAAGGTCGGATCAGATGGTTCTCCATACGCACTGTTCAGCTTGAGCGCACTTGTCCCCTGGACCTACTTTTCAAACTCACTCGTTGATGGGACAAACAGCCTCGTCTCAGAGGCAAACATGCTGAAGAAAGTATACTTTCCCCGCATCTTGATGCCGCTTTCAGCAGTCTTCGCGAAGCTGGTTGACTTCTCAATTGCGATGACCCTGCTTTTAATCTTAATGATTTTCTTCCAAACTCCTCCAACCTGGGGAGTCCTGATGATCCCGATTTTAATACTCCTGATGATGTCCACGGCATTCGGCCTCGCATGCTGGCTGACAGCCTTTGCAATTCAATATCGAGACGTTAAACACGCGATGAACTTCGTCGTTCAATTACTGATGTACGCTGCACCGGTTGTCTACCCAGCCAGCCTGATCCCAGCGAAGTACCAAATGTACTATGCACTCAACCCAATGGTTGCAGTCATCGAAGGCTTCCGCTCCGCACTGCTAGGAACACGCCCCATGCCGTGGCAATTCATCGCCATCGGCATCCTCTCCTCAGCCTGCATCACCCTCACCGGAATCCTCTACTTCAACCGCAAAGAAAGAATCTTCGCCGACGTCGCATAA
- a CDS encoding TIGR03087 family PEP-CTERM/XrtA system glycosyltransferase: MKKDSKPNLLFVVHRVPYPPDRGDRIRSYHVLKFLASRANVWLACLADEPLHPDCKTELQSHCQDVRIEYLNPSRYIHGAWSLASGRTATEGLFYSHRLMTGISNWCREIKFDAAIGFCSSVAPYLKIPQLQNVPKLIDLVDVDSEKFADYSTNSSGIKSILYNLEAKRLRSLEISLGEQCQGVTLVTEPEADIYRSFAPGAQVRAATNGIDLDFFDVEGSYAESKDPSTCLFVGALNYPPNIDGIKWFCNQVWPTVIKEHSASQLLIVGRNPTPDVQALGKLPGVQVFANVPDVRPYYHQASVSIAPLHLARGLQNKVLEALAMKTAVLSTPHAVEGIGLQTNQVMIASEPSDWSRALINFFRDHEQRNSFAEAGYQFVRDRHCWSNCLEPVAELLGI; this comes from the coding sequence ATGAAGAAAGACTCAAAGCCAAACCTATTGTTTGTTGTGCATCGAGTTCCATACCCTCCGGACCGTGGAGATCGGATTCGCTCTTACCACGTTTTGAAGTTCCTGGCATCCCGTGCAAACGTTTGGCTCGCCTGCCTGGCAGATGAACCACTCCACCCCGATTGCAAAACGGAGCTTCAATCGCACTGCCAAGATGTACGAATCGAGTACCTGAATCCGTCGCGATACATTCACGGTGCGTGGTCACTCGCCTCCGGACGGACAGCCACAGAAGGCCTTTTTTACTCACACCGGCTAATGACAGGCATCTCGAATTGGTGCCGTGAGATCAAGTTTGACGCTGCAATTGGTTTTTGCTCAAGCGTTGCTCCGTACCTCAAAATTCCACAGCTTCAAAACGTCCCCAAACTCATCGACCTCGTGGATGTCGATAGCGAAAAATTCGCCGATTACTCTACGAATTCAAGCGGAATCAAAAGTATTCTTTACAATCTCGAAGCGAAACGCTTACGCTCGTTGGAAATCTCCCTCGGTGAACAATGCCAAGGAGTCACTCTGGTCACAGAGCCGGAAGCCGATATCTATCGGTCATTCGCTCCAGGTGCTCAAGTTCGCGCAGCCACAAACGGAATCGACTTAGACTTTTTTGACGTCGAAGGCTCTTACGCGGAAAGCAAAGACCCATCGACATGCCTGTTCGTCGGAGCTCTCAACTACCCACCCAACATTGATGGGATTAAATGGTTCTGCAATCAGGTCTGGCCGACTGTCATCAAAGAACACTCAGCCAGTCAGCTACTGATCGTAGGCAGAAATCCAACCCCAGACGTCCAGGCACTCGGAAAACTTCCGGGCGTGCAAGTCTTCGCCAACGTCCCTGACGTCCGACCCTACTACCATCAAGCGAGCGTTTCGATCGCCCCACTGCACCTCGCACGTGGTTTGCAGAACAAAGTGCTTGAAGCACTCGCAATGAAAACAGCAGTCTTGTCGACCCCTCACGCCGTCGAGGGCATCGGACTCCAGACCAACCAAGTGATGATTGCGTCAGAGCCTTCAGATTGGAGCCGCGCCTTGATTAACTTTTTCCGCGATCACGAACAACGCAACTCCTTTGCGGAAGCCGGCTATCAATTCGTTAGAGATCGCCACTGCTGGTCGAACTGCCTGGAGCCTGTCGCTGAACTATTAGGCATCTAA
- the tuf gene encoding elongation factor Tu: MAKETFQRTKPHVNVGTIGHIDHGKTTLTASILAVQATKGLAQPIDYSDVAKGGTVRDETKTVTIAVSHVEYESDTRHYAHIDCPGHADYVKNMITGAAQMDGAILVVSAADGPMPQTREHILLARQVGVPALVVFLNKCDLVDDEELLELVEMEARDLLSMYDFPGDDITIVRGSAKPALDDPGNEEKNACIGELMDALDADIPEPSRVTDKPFLMAIEDVFSIEGRGTVVTGRIEQGVVKVGEKVQILGLRDTQETTVTGVEMFRKMLDQGEAGDNVGILLRGTRKEDVERGQVLAQPGSINPHTKFEAEIYVLSKEEGGRKTPFFSGYRPQFYFRTTDVTGAVKLLGDAEMCMPGDNVKLEVELIKPVALVDGSRFAIREGGRTVGSGVITKVIE; encoded by the coding sequence ATGGCGAAGGAAACATTTCAACGGACAAAGCCGCACGTGAACGTCGGTACCATCGGTCACATCGATCATGGTAAAACAACTCTTACTGCATCAATTCTAGCGGTTCAGGCAACAAAAGGGCTGGCTCAGCCTATCGATTATTCTGACGTCGCAAAAGGTGGTACGGTTCGCGATGAAACGAAAACTGTGACTATTGCTGTTAGTCACGTTGAGTATGAGTCAGATACTCGCCACTACGCTCATATTGACTGTCCAGGTCACGCTGATTATGTGAAAAACATGATTACTGGTGCCGCTCAGATGGATGGTGCTATTCTTGTGGTTTCGGCAGCAGATGGGCCGATGCCTCAGACTCGGGAGCACATTCTCTTGGCTCGCCAGGTTGGTGTGCCTGCTCTTGTTGTGTTTTTGAATAAGTGCGATCTTGTCGACGATGAAGAGTTGCTCGAGCTTGTCGAGATGGAAGCTCGTGACCTTCTGAGTATGTACGATTTCCCCGGTGATGATATTACGATTGTCCGCGGTTCAGCGAAGCCTGCTTTGGATGATCCGGGTAATGAAGAGAAGAATGCCTGCATCGGCGAGTTGATGGATGCACTTGATGCGGACATTCCTGAGCCATCACGTGTGACTGACAAGCCGTTTTTGATGGCGATTGAAGATGTCTTCTCGATCGAAGGTCGCGGTACTGTTGTGACCGGTCGTATCGAGCAAGGTGTTGTCAAAGTTGGTGAAAAAGTTCAGATCCTTGGGTTGCGAGATACTCAAGAAACGACTGTGACTGGCGTTGAAATGTTCCGCAAGATGCTCGATCAGGGTGAAGCGGGCGATAATGTCGGTATTCTTTTGCGTGGAACGCGTAAGGAAGATGTTGAGCGTGGTCAAGTATTGGCTCAGCCAGGCTCGATTAATCCGCATACGAAATTCGAAGCCGAGATTTACGTCTTGAGCAAAGAGGAGGGTGGTCGAAAGACTCCATTCTTTAGCGGTTACCGCCCACAGTTCTACTTCCGTACAACGGATGTAACTGGAGCAGTCAAGTTGCTGGGTGATGCAGAAATGTGCATGCCTGGTGATAACGTTAAGTTGGAAGTCGAGCTGATTAAGCCGGTCGCTTTGGTTGACGGAAGTCGTTTTGCGATTCGTGAAGGTGGAAGAACAGTTGGATCTGGTGTGATTACTAAAGTTATTGAGTAG
- a CDS encoding exosortase/archaeosortase family protein produces the protein MTAFIEFFAPPAMKNLLIRLLILGIAGIWAFWSTIEVIATKWNTNPEYSHGYLVPLFSIALLWMRRDKLDIDKVRPNSWGLVILAGAILLRLISARYYMEWFDFVAIIPFVLGVFVLAGGWQTVRWAWPAILFLAFMLPLPYSLEVALRDPLRRIGTIASTYVMQTVGLPAIAEGNVIVVNDARIGVTEACSGMSMLMVFFAFSTAAALFIHDRPIWERLLVVASAIPIAIIANVTRITTTGLLYALGQAKLADMLFHDFAGWMMIPMALGILWLELLVASRIVIIEDDAPMSVGLAPGKS, from the coding sequence ATGACCGCATTTATAGAATTTTTCGCACCTCCTGCAATGAAAAACCTGCTGATCCGACTACTCATCCTCGGGATCGCAGGAATTTGGGCCTTCTGGTCTACGATCGAGGTTATTGCAACGAAGTGGAACACAAACCCTGAGTACTCTCACGGCTATCTTGTCCCACTCTTCTCAATCGCCCTGTTGTGGATGCGCAGAGACAAGCTCGACATTGACAAAGTTCGACCAAACTCCTGGGGCCTGGTAATCCTCGCGGGGGCGATCCTGCTCAGATTGATCTCAGCCCGGTATTACATGGAATGGTTCGATTTTGTAGCGATCATCCCCTTCGTCCTTGGAGTCTTCGTACTCGCTGGCGGATGGCAGACAGTGAGATGGGCTTGGCCAGCAATCCTGTTCCTCGCATTCATGCTCCCGCTACCATACAGCCTCGAAGTTGCCCTTAGAGACCCATTACGTCGAATTGGCACCATTGCGAGCACTTACGTCATGCAGACAGTTGGGCTCCCGGCAATCGCTGAGGGGAACGTGATTGTTGTCAACGACGCACGGATCGGCGTCACAGAAGCGTGCAGTGGAATGAGCATGCTGATGGTCTTTTTCGCATTCTCAACAGCTGCCGCCCTTTTCATTCATGATCGACCGATCTGGGAGAGGCTGCTGGTTGTCGCCAGTGCGATTCCAATTGCAATCATCGCGAACGTGACTCGCATCACCACGACAGGACTCCTCTACGCGTTGGGGCAAGCAAAGCTGGCGGACATGCTGTTTCACGATTTTGCGGGATGGATGATGATTCCAATGGCTCTGGGGATATTGTGGCTTGAACTTCTTGTCGCTTCTCGTATCGTAATTATTGAAGACGATGCCCCTATGTCAGTCGGATTGGCACCTGGAAAATCATAA
- a CDS encoding exosortase-associated EpsI family protein codes for MPNQAQRILPIGIGLLLIVATGVIHGIQTDRWGESTKVLEAARRLDQVPTEFGDWSGTESEIPEKQLKIAEAAGYYSQKFTNTKDGRELSVMILCGRPGPISVHPPTVCFVGAGWGLQTTPAPIEFESPDAGSMWKGRFARVADGIPIAIETHWGWSADGKWMALDRPRMETAQYPYLYKMYITVPFSNASEGDVKVTTDEFMESFLPHLNEALFQNSPPET; via the coding sequence ATGCCAAATCAAGCTCAACGAATCCTCCCCATTGGAATCGGACTTCTGCTCATCGTAGCGACTGGAGTCATTCACGGAATCCAAACAGACCGCTGGGGCGAGTCCACAAAAGTCTTAGAAGCAGCTCGCCGACTTGATCAAGTTCCGACTGAGTTCGGAGACTGGTCGGGAACGGAAAGTGAGATTCCGGAGAAGCAGTTAAAGATTGCAGAGGCTGCTGGTTACTACTCGCAGAAATTCACAAACACGAAAGATGGACGGGAATTAAGCGTCATGATTTTGTGCGGGCGACCGGGGCCAATTTCGGTTCACCCTCCGACAGTCTGTTTTGTCGGGGCAGGTTGGGGGCTCCAGACAACTCCAGCACCAATTGAGTTCGAGTCCCCAGACGCCGGCTCAATGTGGAAAGGACGATTTGCACGCGTTGCTGATGGAATTCCAATTGCAATCGAAACCCACTGGGGCTGGAGTGCTGATGGAAAGTGGATGGCCTTGGACCGTCCTCGAATGGAAACTGCTCAATACCCTTACTTATACAAAATGTACATCACCGTCCCTTTCTCAAACGCATCCGAGGGTGATGTCAAAGTGACAACCGACGAGTTTATGGAAAGCTTCCTGCCACATTTAAATGAGGCATTGTTCCAAAATTCTCCACCTGAAACCTAG
- a CDS encoding XrtA system polysaccharide deacetylase has translation MSQKVVNAFTVDVEDYYHVSAFTKNVRPSDWENMESRVSGNTYRILDLLNHYQVRATFYILGWVAERRPHLVRDIQRAGHEIGSHSYRHELVYNMTPEDFHDDLVVSCKILEDITGEPIKTYRAPSFSITEQSLWALDILIEEGIELDSSIYPIRHDIYGIPNSPIQPHQIERPTGSLWECPGTVCNVLGCNFPVGGGGYFRIFPARWTFSQLEKLNSRHGRPFVFYIHPWEVDPDQPRIASSWKSKLRHYTNLGRTESRMRTLLERFRFDAISAIAPSGTSIKSNNLKASGKVTI, from the coding sequence GTGAGCCAAAAAGTCGTGAACGCCTTCACAGTCGATGTTGAAGACTATTACCATGTCTCAGCGTTTACAAAGAACGTTCGTCCCAGCGATTGGGAAAACATGGAATCCCGTGTCAGCGGGAACACATACCGAATCCTTGACCTGCTCAACCACTATCAAGTCCGAGCAACATTTTACATCTTGGGCTGGGTCGCTGAGCGTCGACCACATTTAGTACGTGACATTCAACGAGCTGGCCATGAAATCGGAAGTCACAGCTATCGCCACGAACTTGTCTACAATATGACACCGGAAGATTTCCATGACGACCTCGTCGTCAGTTGCAAAATCCTGGAAGACATCACTGGCGAGCCAATCAAAACATATCGTGCACCCAGCTTTTCAATCACCGAACAGTCGCTGTGGGCCTTAGATATTTTAATCGAGGAAGGAATCGAACTCGACTCCAGCATCTACCCGATTCGACACGACATCTACGGAATTCCCAACTCGCCAATCCAGCCACATCAAATTGAACGACCAACTGGAAGCCTGTGGGAATGTCCCGGCACAGTTTGCAATGTTCTGGGGTGTAATTTTCCAGTCGGAGGTGGTGGATACTTTCGCATCTTCCCCGCACGCTGGACGTTTTCTCAGCTTGAGAAACTCAACTCTCGTCACGGTCGCCCGTTTGTCTTCTACATTCACCCATGGGAAGTTGACCCTGACCAACCGAGAATTGCCTCCTCCTGGAAATCCAAATTGAGGCATTACACAAACTTAGGTCGAACGGAATCGAGAATGCGAACTCTATTAGAGCGATTTCGATTCGATGCGATTTCTGCAATTGCCCCTTCAGGAACATCGATAAAATCCAACAACCTGAAAGCTTCTGGCAAAGTCACAATTTGA
- the nusG gene encoding transcription termination/antitermination protein NusG — MQSLEIVRAIHNDAWLAMNSDEITSDSDNSEAEGAPEQEKLWYVLKVQSNRERSIRDSIIRRIKMEGMEDCFGQVFIPTEKVVETKGGGRRVREQKLLPGYMMIEMALNDETWHLVRSTGGVGDFTGAAGKPIPMEEEEVRRWLGLDTADEDEKQEDEKEARPVVKFVVAVGEHVKVKEGAFENFEGVIDSMDEVTGKLKVMIEIFGRGTEVELEHWQVEKV, encoded by the coding sequence ATGCAATCGCTTGAAATTGTTCGGGCGATTCATAATGATGCGTGGCTTGCCATGAATAGTGATGAAATTACTTCAGACAGCGACAACTCAGAAGCAGAGGGTGCTCCTGAGCAGGAAAAGTTGTGGTATGTTCTGAAAGTTCAGAGTAATCGCGAACGTTCCATTCGTGACTCTATTATCCGCCGGATTAAGATGGAGGGTATGGAGGACTGTTTTGGGCAGGTGTTCATCCCCACCGAGAAGGTTGTTGAAACAAAAGGTGGAGGTCGTCGTGTTCGAGAGCAGAAGTTGCTTCCGGGTTACATGATGATCGAGATGGCGCTGAATGATGAGACATGGCATCTCGTGCGTTCGACGGGTGGTGTCGGTGATTTTACCGGTGCTGCTGGAAAGCCGATTCCAATGGAGGAAGAAGAGGTTCGCCGTTGGCTTGGGCTCGACACTGCTGATGAGGATGAAAAACAGGAAGATGAGAAGGAAGCTCGTCCTGTTGTGAAGTTCGTTGTTGCAGTTGGTGAGCACGTTAAGGTCAAAGAAGGTGCGTTCGAGAACTTCGAAGGCGTCATTGACTCAATGGATGAAGTGACTGGCAAGCTCAAAGTGATGATCGAGATTTTCGGTCGCGGTACAGAAGTAGAGTTAGAGCATTGGCAGGTCGAAAAAGTTTAA
- the secE gene encoding preprotein translocase subunit SecE, giving the protein MAKAKTDTSFWGNFLVPGLFKPNQGRVVRQVTAGTVAIIMVTAAWRLRATLLIEKTAAISVGVPLLISAAGLWFAYRLINWPVFANFLISVEAELDKVSWADWAYLKRATVVVLVVMFAMGAYLYVADIFWQQLFGAIGFLDLDTVE; this is encoded by the coding sequence ATGGCAAAAGCAAAAACAGATACTTCGTTCTGGGGGAATTTCCTCGTTCCGGGGTTGTTCAAGCCGAATCAGGGACGAGTCGTTAGGCAAGTGACTGCCGGTACGGTTGCGATTATTATGGTTACTGCAGCGTGGCGCTTGCGGGCGACCTTGCTGATTGAGAAGACTGCTGCCATTTCCGTTGGGGTTCCATTGTTGATCTCAGCTGCAGGGCTGTGGTTTGCGTATCGGTTAATTAACTGGCCCGTATTTGCCAACTTCCTGATTTCAGTGGAAGCGGAGCTTGATAAAGTTTCCTGGGCTGATTGGGCGTATTTAAAGCGAGCTACTGTTGTTGTTCTTGTCGTAATGTTTGCGATGGGGGCGTATTTGTATGTTGCGGATATTTTCTGGCAACAGTTGTTTGGTGCAATCGGTTTTCTCGATCTTGACACCGTAGAATAG